Proteins encoded together in one Argiope bruennichi chromosome 1, qqArgBrue1.1, whole genome shotgun sequence window:
- the LOC129976748 gene encoding chymotrypsin inhibitor Ani s 6-like isoform X2 yields the protein MLEILERENIIMKVFILFALVAAVSTFEISNNCPANKTIGYFGDCPESCLSLIQPPEACTLRLNHGCMCIEGYVLLRDQEFFSDCIKPEDCPANPE from the exons ATGTTGGAGATTTTAGAGAgggaaaatataattatgaaagttttcattctttttgcGTTGGTTGCGGCCGTCTCTACATTTGAAA TTTCTAACAACTGTCCCGCGAACAAAACAATCGGTTATTTCGGTGATTGCCCGGAATCGTGCCTCTCTCTCATACAGCCGCCGGAAGCCTGCACGCTCAGATTGAATCATGGATGCATGTGTATTGAAGGTTACGTTCTGCTTCGCGACCAAGAATTCTTCTCCGATTGTATCAAACCGGAAGACTGCCCGGCTAATCCAG
- the LOC129976748 gene encoding chymotrypsin inhibitor Ani s 6-like isoform X1, with product MLEILERENIIMKVFILFALVAAVSTFEISNNCPANKTIGYFGDCPESCLSLIQPPEACTLRLNHGCMCIEGYVLLRDQEFFSDCIKPEDCPANPVARTTKI from the exons ATGTTGGAGATTTTAGAGAgggaaaatataattatgaaagttttcattctttttgcGTTGGTTGCGGCCGTCTCTACATTTGAAA TTTCTAACAACTGTCCCGCGAACAAAACAATCGGTTATTTCGGTGATTGCCCGGAATCGTGCCTCTCTCTCATACAGCCGCCGGAAGCCTGCACGCTCAGATTGAATCATGGATGCATGTGTATTGAAGGTTACGTTCTGCTTCGCGACCAAGAATTCTTCTCCGATTGTATCAAACCGGAAGACTGCCCGGCTAATCCAG
- the LOC129974686 gene encoding uncharacterized protein K02A2.6-like, with translation MSSSDPIFYPKIEYTLEATSVNCATSLVEEVCLRYGLPRKLISDNGSQFVSALMQRTCNFLGIKQYHIPVYHPQSNPSERKNRDLKPRHAILVRDEHDIWDEKLPIIRLALNSTAKCETTNHP, from the exons ATGAGCTCTTCAGATCCAATCTTTTACCCCAAAATCGAATATACGCTTG AGGCAACATCTGTAAATTGCGCCACATCTTTAGTCGAAGAAGTCTGCTTAAGATATGGACTCCCACGTAAACTCATCAGTGATAATGGTTCACAATTTGTCAGTGCTCTAATGCAACGAACTTGCAATTTTCTTGGCATTAAGCAATACCATATTCCTGTGTATCATCCCCAATCTAACCCATCCGAACGTAAAAATAGAGATCTCAAACCCCGACACGCCATACTAGTCAGAGATGAACACGACATTTGGGATGAAAAACTACCAATTATTCGCTTAGCACTAAACAGCACTGCCAAGTGTGAAACCACAAATCACCCATAA